A section of the Bacillaceae bacterium S4-13-56 genome encodes:
- a CDS encoding carbohydrate ABC transporter permease, protein MADTKLSSNRRSFDYYNKVKSFLLGVQGNNGLLLKLCVYGLLIGIGFVYLYPLIYMGSYSFKSLEDLLNPLISWIPSTFYTENYAIAYKVLNLFPTLMETLYVTVIPALAQTAVAAIVGYGFARFDFPFKKLLFGLVLMTFIIPPQVLMIPRYVFFNELGLIGSVLSFLLPALFGQGLNSAIFILIFYQFFRMMPKALEEAAHLDGAGNLRIFFTIAIPMAVPAIIISFLFSFVWYWNETTLASLYFGNELTTLPIQLEKFADTFGELNTTETAQNINEGISMAGTMLSILPLLIVYFFTQRWFVEGVDRSGITGE, encoded by the coding sequence ATGGCGGATACCAAACTGTCAAGTAATCGAAGATCTTTTGATTACTACAATAAAGTAAAGAGTTTTCTATTAGGCGTACAAGGAAACAATGGTCTCTTGTTGAAGCTCTGTGTATATGGACTATTGATTGGTATCGGATTTGTGTATCTATATCCGCTGATCTATATGGGATCGTATAGCTTTAAGTCGTTAGAGGATTTACTTAATCCTTTAATTAGCTGGATCCCGTCGACATTTTACACAGAAAACTATGCGATTGCCTACAAAGTGTTAAATTTATTCCCAACACTGATGGAAACATTGTATGTAACCGTAATTCCTGCGCTTGCCCAAACAGCGGTTGCTGCCATTGTTGGGTATGGGTTTGCTCGATTTGATTTTCCATTTAAAAAGTTGCTATTCGGCTTAGTGTTAATGACGTTTATTATTCCCCCGCAGGTGCTGATGATACCAAGGTATGTTTTCTTTAACGAATTAGGGTTGATTGGGAGTGTCTTATCGTTTTTGTTACCAGCCTTATTTGGGCAAGGATTGAACAGTGCAATTTTTATTCTTATTTTTTATCAGTTCTTCCGAATGATGCCAAAAGCATTAGAAGAAGCGGCACATTTAGATGGTGCTGGTAACTTAAGAATCTTTTTCACGATTGCCATTCCAATGGCAGTTCCGGCAATTATTATTTCGTTCTTATTTTCGTTTGTATGGTATTGGAATGAAACAACATTGGCCAGTCTTTACTTCGGAAATGAGTTAACAACCTTACCAATTCAATTAGAAAAGTTTGCTGATACTTTCGGGGAATTAAATACAACTGAAACAGCCCAAAATATTAATGAAGGGATCAGCATGGCAGGAACAATGCTATCGATTCTCCCATTACTAATTGTCTATTTCTTCACGCAACGCTGGTTTGTCGAAGGTGTTGATAGATCTGGTATAACAGGAGAATAA
- a CDS encoding sugar ABC transporter permease: MKQLSLQNKKSLLGYTFILPWIIGFLLFTLYPLGYSLFLSLQKVKITPNGIVTEYVKFDNYVYAFTVDAEFTQILIRFLRELVISTPIIIVFSLIIALLLNQPIRFKGLFRTIFFLPVIIASGPVINDLIEQGVTALPSIDDYAIFTTVLASSGSFFSTIITYLMNNLIIILWYSGVQILIFLAALQKMDRQIYEAAKIDGASNWECFWKVTLPTLFPMILVNMIYTIVTYSVFALNPVVEHIKKQMFQISTGFGYASSLSWVYFLVIALVLGISMGLMSIRGNKKYS; the protein is encoded by the coding sequence ATGAAGCAATTGTCACTACAAAATAAAAAAAGTTTGCTAGGCTACACATTTATTCTACCTTGGATTATTGGTTTTTTACTGTTTACATTATATCCATTAGGCTATTCCTTGTTTCTTAGTTTGCAGAAAGTCAAAATAACGCCAAACGGTATTGTGACCGAGTATGTGAAGTTTGATAATTATGTGTATGCATTTACAGTTGATGCAGAATTCACACAAATACTCATCAGATTCTTAAGAGAGTTAGTAATCTCTACACCAATTATAATCGTGTTTTCATTAATCATTGCATTATTGCTCAATCAGCCAATTCGCTTTAAAGGCTTATTCCGAACCATTTTCTTTTTACCAGTAATCATTGCGAGTGGGCCGGTGATCAATGATCTGATCGAGCAGGGTGTCACGGCACTTCCTTCCATAGATGATTACGCTATTTTTACTACTGTATTGGCAAGTTCCGGAAGCTTCTTTTCAACGATTATTACGTATTTGATGAACAATTTAATTATTATTTTGTGGTATTCAGGTGTGCAAATACTTATCTTTCTTGCAGCATTGCAAAAAATGGATCGTCAAATATATGAAGCAGCAAAAATTGACGGTGCATCTAACTGGGAATGCTTTTGGAAAGTAACGCTGCCAACCTTATTCCCAATGATCCTTGTAAACATGATTTATACGATTGTAACTTATTCTGTGTTTGCCTTAAATCCAGTAGTGGAACATATCAAGAAGCAAATGTTCCAAATTTCAACGGGTTTTGGTTATGCATCATCGTTATCTTGGGTGTATTTCCTCGTTATTGCGTTAGTTCTAGGAATTAGTATGGGATTAATGTCAATTAGAGGTAACAAAAAGTACAGTTAA